Below is a window of Herminiimonas arsenicoxydans DNA.
TGCGGTGACGGACGTGCAATCGGTTATTTCATCTGCCATTGGTGGAGAAAACATTGGTGAAGTTGTGGATGGGCGCCAGCGTTTTCCTATCAATGTCCGTTATCCGCAGGATTATCGTAACTCCGTGCAAACACTGCGTGACTTTCCTATTGTCACAGACAGAGGTGCGCAGGTAAGGCTTGGTGATATTACAAACATCAAGGTAGCTGATGGGCCGCCTATGATACGCAGCGAGAATGCACGGCTTTCTGGCTGGGTCTATGTCGATGTACGCGGAACGGACTTGCACACAGCCGTGAAGGCAATGCAGGTAGCGGTGGCAAAAGAAGTAAAGCTGCCACCTGGATATGCGATCGGCTGGTCGGGGCAATTTGAGTATTTAGAAAGAGCTGCCGCCAAGCTGCAAACGGTCATTCCACTCACGCTGGGCGTCATCCTTATCCTCCTGTACCTAGCATTCCGCTCAGTATCGGAAGCATTGCTACTCATGCTGACGGTGCCTTTTGCACTCATTGGTGGCTTCTGGTTTGTGTGGTTGTTAGGTCATGCGGTTTCGGTGGCCACTGCGGTCGGTTTTATCGCCTTGGCAGGACTGGCTGCTGAGTTCGGTGTCGTGATGCTGGTGTATCTACGCAATTCATTGAATCAGCGATTGCAGTCCGGTCTGCCGTTGAGCAAGGAGCTCATTGCGGAAGCAATACGAGAAGGAGCTGTACTGCGTGTGCGTCCCAAAGCCATGACCGTAGCCGTTATCCTGGGCGGTCTTATTCCGATTATGTTCGGCAGCGGCGCGGGGTCTGAAGTAATGCAAAGGATTGCAGCACCTATGGTGGGCGGCATGATTACCGCACCATTGTTGTCACTTTTTGTAATTCCAGCAGCATGGCGTTTGCTTCAAGAACGCAAATTACGTTTGGCAGTACGAAACAAATCAATTTAAATACTAGGAGTATCAAATGAAGAAATCGTTTTTAAATTCGGTAGCAGTCTTTGGTTTTTCTCTGATTACAGTGGCTGCCTACGCAGAGCAGGGCAGTAAAGGAATGGACATGGCAGGAATGAAGATGGATAACATGCCAGCGAAATCAGCGAGTGCAACAGCCCTTTCGGATGGCGTAGTCAAAGCCGTTGATAAAGAGAACAAAAGCATTACCCTGAAACACGGTCGCATCAAGAGCGCGACGGTAGAGATGGGGCCTATGACCATGCAGTTTGCCGTGCAAGACACAGCGCTACTTTCCAATGTAAAAGTAGGCGATAAAGTGAAATTTACGGTTGAAAACGTCAATGACGAAGCAACTGTGACGGTGTTGTCTATTCAGAAATGAGCACGTAAATCTTGAATCACTGAAAGCTGCAACTAACACATTGCCTGATGGCATGCCTTATCAAGGTCGTTTGGCATTCTCAAAAAAACGTGCATTGGCAGGAGATCAAATAGATCTTCTGCCAATGTTCAACTCTCAGGCACAACAGCACCCACTTGCTTTAGGTTTCGCGTCTTGCTCAGATGTCACTCCATAACCCGCATTACGCAAAACTTCTTGTAACTCTTCCTCCGTCGTCAACGATTCATCAAAGCTGACTGTCGCTTCGCCTGCCGCGAGCGATACGCTGACTTTATCTACTCCATCGACTTTTGTCATGGCAGCCGACACTCTAGCCACACAACTGCGACAAGTCATTCCCATTACTTTAAAAAGCTTCGTTTTCATAGCAGACCTTGTTAAGTAGACATCCCAAACATCTCGATATCTCAGAAGTAGATATTCTTGCCCGTTTGGATAAATTCACTTTAGACCTTCCCATAATTAGAAGGTCAAGAAGCAAAAGCAGTACGTAATGGCGCGATTGGATCAAATGAAAGAGATTGCTAAGCTCGACAAATGGATGGCTAGTCATAAAGCTCATGTATTCCAACGTCAATAATCATCCTGTCTTTATTCAAGTTCTATCATTTTTTCGTATTAAAACTTTGGCACAATTCATCAAGCGACCGAACGGTTTGCTCGACTTGTACGGATCCCTTTCGCGCTACCTGTGCAGATATACACATGCAGCAAATTAGCGTGGCTATGCAACTGAATCGCTGTCCAGATCCACATTGGAAATGGATGGCAACTCGATTAAAAACTTAATCAATCCATTTCGCGAGGTCGCCTGCACCTTGCCATCATGCGCTTCGATAATGGATTTGACGATTGCTAAGCCCAGGCCAGCACCGGACTTTCTTTGCCGAGACGGGTCTACACGGAAGAACCTATCAAACAACTTTGGAAGGTCGTCTTCAGCGATTTGCTCTCCCGGATTTTCAACACAGATTGTGGTGCGCTTTGCATCTTGATGTAGACGCACGATGACCGAGGAACCGGGCAAAGAGTAACGGATCGCGTTAGACAGAAGGTTGCTCAGAGCACGCAGCATCATGTCACGATCGGCAATGATTGGTTTAACTTGGCCGCTTAAAGTGAGCGTAATGTTGGCATCTTCCGCGAGCACTTCAAAATAATCAAAGAG
It encodes the following:
- a CDS encoding putative Copper chaperone (Evidence 3 : Function proposed based on presence of conserved amino acid motif, structural feature or limited homology; Product type ps : putative structure) translates to MKTKLFKVMGMTCRSCVARVSAAMTKVDGVDKVSVSLAAGEATVSFDESLTTEEELQEVLRNAGYGVTSEQDAKPKASGCCCA
- a CDS encoding Conserved hypothetical protein, putative cation efflux system protein CusF (Evidence 4 : Homologs of previously reported genes of unknown function; PubMedId : 21125583, 11283292, 11399769, 12813074), giving the protein MKKSFLNSVAVFGFSLITVAAYAEQGSKGMDMAGMKMDNMPAKSASATALSDGVVKAVDKENKSITLKHGRIKSATVEMGPMTMQFAVQDTALLSNVKVGDKVKFTVENVNDEATVTVLSIQK